Proteins encoded by one window of Heliangelus exortis chromosome 5, bHelExo1.hap1, whole genome shotgun sequence:
- the DIO3 gene encoding thyroxine 5-deiodinase, with amino-acid sequence MLHSLGVHTLQLLTQAAACILLFPRFLLTAVMLWLLDFLCIRKKMLMMPTAEEAASASEGPPPDDPPVCVSDSNRMFTLESLKAVWHGQKLDFFKSAHVGSVAPNPEVIQLDGQKRLRILDFARGKRPLILNFGSCTUPPFMARLRSFQRLAAHFVDIADFLLVYIEEAHPSDGWVSSDAAYSIPKHQCLQDRLRAAQLMREGAPDCPLAVDTMDNASSAAYGAYFERLYIIQEEKVMYQGGRGPEGYKISELRTWLDHYKTRLQSPSTVVIQV; translated from the coding sequence ATGCTCCACTCCCTTGGCGTTCACACCTTGCAGCTGCTCACCCAGGCGGCCGCCTgcatcctcctcttcccccgCTTCCTGCTCACCGCCGTGATGCTCTGGCTTCTGGATTTTCTGTGCATTAGGAAGAAGATGCTGATGATGCCCACGGCGGAGGAGGCGGCCAGCGCCAGCGAGGGGCCGCCCCCCGACGATCCCCCGGTCTGCGTGTCAGACTCCAACCGCATGTTCACGCTGGAGTCGCTGAAAGCCGTGTGGCACGGGCAGAAGCTGGACTTCTTCAAGTCGGCGCACGTGGGTTCCGTAGCCCCCAACCCCGAGGTAATCCAGCTGGACGGGCAGAAAAGGCTCCGCATCCTTGACTTCGCCCGCGGCAAGAGACCGCTCATCCTCAACTTCGGCAGCTGCACCTGACCCCCGTTCATGGCCCGCCTTAGGTCGTTCCAGCGCCTGGCCGCGCACTTCGTGGACATTGCTGACTTCCTACTGGTGTACATAGAAGAAGCACACCCTTCCGACGGCTGGGTCAGCTCGGACGCAGCCTACAGCATCCCCAAACACCAGTGCCTCCAGGACAGGCTGCGGGCAGCTCAGCTGATGAGGGAAGGGGCGCCCGATTGCCCCCTAGCCGTGGACACCATGGACAATGCTTCCAGCGCCGCCTACGGTGCCTACTTCGAGAGGCTCTACATCATCCAGGAGGAGAAGGTGATGTACCAGGGAGGCAGAGGACCAGAGGGCTACAAGATCTCGGAGCTGAGGACCTGGCTAGACCACTACAAAACCCGGCTCCAGAGCCCCAGCACGGTGGTCATCCAAGTGTAA